Proteins found in one Deltaproteobacteria bacterium IMCC39524 genomic segment:
- a CDS encoding HAD-IA family hydrolase: MNRIRAIIYDCDGVLFESRRANLAYYNAILTHFDEPHVEESDQARAHLCHTAASPHVFSQLLGVERTPLALSLASELDYRQFIPLMSPEPGMQEALAKLSVSYPLAVATNRGYSMPSILEHFGLSGYFNTVVTSRDVERPKPAPDMLHEAAKRLQCAMHELLFVGDSELDQAAAQEAGMPFANYRGGLKADVKLGHHNDLVKLLLYGEEAKDQCKDAKKSQERQKG; this comes from the coding sequence ATGAATCGCATTCGCGCTATTATCTATGATTGCGACGGTGTCCTGTTTGAGAGTCGCAGAGCCAATCTGGCCTATTATAATGCGATTCTAACCCATTTTGATGAGCCCCACGTTGAGGAATCTGACCAAGCCCGGGCGCATCTCTGTCACACTGCGGCCAGCCCTCATGTTTTTAGCCAGCTTTTGGGTGTCGAGCGGACGCCGCTGGCTCTTTCTTTAGCTTCAGAGCTGGATTATCGGCAGTTCATTCCTTTGATGTCTCCCGAGCCCGGTATGCAGGAGGCCTTGGCCAAACTCTCTGTCTCCTACCCTCTCGCGGTTGCGACGAACCGTGGTTATAGTATGCCGAGCATTCTTGAGCATTTTGGATTGAGCGGCTATTTTAATACGGTCGTCACCAGTCGTGACGTAGAGCGTCCCAAACCCGCGCCTGACATGCTACATGAGGCGGCAAAACGTTTGCAGTGCGCTATGCACGAACTGCTGTTTGTCGGTGACTCCGAGCTTGACCAGGCTGCGGCCCAGGAGGCGGGCATGCCTTTTGCCAACTATCGTGGTGGTTTGAAGGCTGATGTAAAGCTGGGTCATCACAATGATCTGGTTAAGCTGTTGCTCTACGGGGAAGAGGCGAAAGACCAATGCAAAGACGCTAAGAAAAGCCAAGAAAGACAGAAAGGGTGA
- a CDS encoding SpoIIE family protein phosphatase, producing the protein MIPVSLVVLTSLLYFGVLFGVAFYADRQRKRGRSVIDNAAVYSLSLAVYCTSWTFYGSVGRAATTGIDFLTIYLGPTLIAFSWWFLLRKIVRISKEQNIVSIADFISSRYGKSSALGAIVTIFAVLGIMPYIALQLKAVARTFDLLVYPFATTGTTHILPKFDLHFDSALVVAMILGLFGVLFGARHLDASERHEGLVAAIALESVVKIVAFMAAGLFVTYGLFDGFGNIFTEFLTRFPEREHLLRLGTTENSYAHWMSMTIISMMAVMFLPRQFHIMVIENCREEHIRSAMWRFPAYMLLINLFVIPIALGGLLLNHGSTLNADFFVITLPLQHGHPWLALLVFIGGFSASAGMVMVSSVALSTMILNHLLMPIILKVHTKAQNLSRLLINLKRLGIIAVIFLGYLYYRLLGESAALVNIGLISFVAATQFAPAVIGGLYWRQATRRGATIGLTLGFIVWFYTLLVPTFVQSGWMSASIVEQGLWGLTILKPTELFGLSGFDLWTHSLFWTMFVNLGSYLTISLLTKPCEAELDQIRKFVDVYNPLPIMMERTRITRAPTVIEFVDLMAKFIGEKQAHTSISAYLGDSEIDEKGSLSEDELPRLKRFTELTLAGSVGAAPARIIIDKYLSARGSHMEDVFDLFGSVNISRTASREQLGVLYEAAHTVASGNDLQSILDEILKIFTDQFKFDLCVIRILDEERQTLTVRSQRGMTSEHFGESERDLTTDTFIGETYLTNNVSVVNDSDFISKPQTAEIIHREKILSFAHAPIAVEGQPIGVLSAFSRTAKGIFTSEFVELFTSLASQVGVAWRNAQQTDRLITAREQQRELAIAKDIQLGLLPIKVPDFPGVRLGGLCIPAKEVGGDYYDYLIHEDGRLDLVIADVSGHNVGAALIMAETRTLIRSRSDKFTKPHELLRELNQFFYDDLTRAELFITLFYLQYQAGTREISFASAGHSPTLLWQARKQQCLRLDPEGLIIGVKEEFTYEQESLTLEDGDILLLYTDGVIEAENESHELFGEKRLVELLSEKHQLAPQELIDYIVEQVRIFSGHHNFQDDVSLVVMQATQQ; encoded by the coding sequence ATGATCCCTGTCTCTCTGGTCGTCTTGACATCCCTTCTCTATTTTGGAGTGCTTTTTGGTGTCGCCTTTTACGCCGACCGCCAGCGCAAACGTGGCCGAAGCGTGATTGACAACGCAGCAGTATACTCTCTCTCTCTGGCGGTTTATTGCACATCCTGGACATTTTACGGCAGCGTTGGGCGTGCAGCAACGACCGGGATCGACTTCCTTACCATCTATCTCGGCCCGACCCTGATTGCCTTCTCCTGGTGGTTCCTGCTTCGCAAAATAGTCCGGATCAGCAAAGAGCAGAACATCGTAAGTATCGCGGACTTTATCTCCAGCCGTTACGGCAAGTCTTCTGCCCTTGGTGCAATCGTCACGATCTTTGCTGTGCTTGGCATCATGCCTTACATCGCTCTTCAGCTGAAAGCCGTTGCCCGTACCTTTGACCTGCTTGTCTACCCTTTCGCGACCACCGGCACGACCCATATTCTGCCCAAGTTCGACCTGCACTTTGACTCCGCGCTAGTCGTCGCCATGATCCTTGGACTATTCGGGGTGCTGTTCGGTGCTCGACATCTCGATGCTTCTGAGCGACATGAGGGGCTGGTTGCCGCCATAGCATTGGAATCGGTGGTTAAAATAGTCGCGTTTATGGCTGCGGGTCTCTTTGTCACCTACGGCTTGTTTGATGGCTTTGGGAATATTTTTACGGAATTTCTGACCCGCTTTCCTGAACGAGAACATCTGTTACGCCTTGGAACCACCGAGAATTCATATGCCCACTGGATGTCCATGACGATCATTTCGATGATGGCCGTTATGTTCCTGCCTCGTCAGTTTCATATCATGGTTATTGAGAATTGTCGCGAGGAGCATATCCGCAGCGCAATGTGGCGCTTTCCTGCATACATGCTGCTCATCAACCTGTTTGTCATCCCGATTGCCCTGGGTGGTCTTTTACTGAACCATGGCAGCACCCTCAATGCGGACTTTTTCGTTATCACCCTGCCCTTGCAGCACGGCCACCCCTGGCTGGCACTGCTGGTTTTCATCGGTGGGTTCTCTGCTTCGGCCGGTATGGTGATGGTCTCGTCTGTGGCTCTGTCGACGATGATTCTTAACCATCTCCTCATGCCGATCATCCTCAAAGTTCACACCAAAGCACAGAACCTTTCGAGGCTCCTCATCAACCTGAAGCGCCTCGGCATCATCGCCGTCATCTTTCTTGGCTACCTGTATTACCGGCTACTCGGTGAATCAGCAGCGCTGGTTAATATTGGCCTGATCTCTTTTGTTGCGGCGACCCAGTTTGCCCCCGCCGTCATCGGCGGCCTCTACTGGCGGCAGGCAACACGTCGCGGCGCGACCATCGGCCTCACCCTTGGCTTCATCGTCTGGTTCTACACCTTACTGGTTCCCACCTTTGTGCAATCCGGTTGGATGAGTGCTTCAATCGTTGAGCAGGGTTTATGGGGATTAACCATCCTCAAACCGACCGAACTGTTCGGCTTGAGCGGTTTTGATTTATGGACACATTCCCTGTTCTGGACGATGTTCGTCAACCTCGGCAGCTACCTTACGATCTCACTGCTCACCAAACCATGTGAAGCCGAGTTGGATCAAATTCGTAAGTTCGTCGACGTTTATAACCCACTGCCCATCATGATGGAGAGGACGCGAATTACCAGGGCTCCGACTGTCATCGAGTTCGTCGATTTGATGGCTAAATTTATCGGCGAAAAACAAGCCCATACTTCAATCAGCGCCTACCTTGGTGATAGTGAAATAGACGAGAAAGGAAGTCTGTCAGAGGATGAACTCCCCAGGCTCAAACGCTTCACAGAGTTGACCCTGGCCGGCTCTGTCGGGGCAGCACCAGCTCGCATTATCATCGACAAATACCTCTCGGCGCGGGGCAGTCATATGGAAGATGTGTTCGACCTGTTCGGCTCGGTCAACATCAGCAGAACGGCCAGTCGCGAGCAACTGGGAGTGCTTTACGAGGCGGCCCACACCGTTGCCAGCGGCAATGATCTGCAGTCCATCCTCGACGAAATTCTTAAAATCTTTACAGATCAGTTTAAATTCGATCTCTGCGTCATCCGCATCCTCGATGAAGAGCGTCAGACTCTGACTGTCCGCAGTCAACGCGGTATGACCTCAGAACATTTCGGTGAGTCAGAACGTGACCTGACGACAGACACATTTATCGGCGAGACCTATCTGACCAACAATGTCAGTGTCGTCAATGACTCTGACTTCATCAGCAAGCCCCAAACTGCAGAGATAATACATCGCGAAAAGATTCTCTCATTTGCTCATGCTCCGATTGCCGTAGAAGGTCAACCGATAGGTGTGCTATCTGCATTCTCACGCACAGCAAAAGGAATCTTTACCAGCGAGTTTGTGGAACTCTTCACCAGTCTCGCCAGTCAGGTCGGAGTCGCCTGGCGCAACGCCCAGCAAACCGACCGCTTGATCACTGCACGCGAACAACAAAGAGAGCTCGCCATTGCCAAGGATATTCAACTGGGCCTCTTGCCGATCAAGGTTCCGGATTTTCCCGGTGTTCGCCTGGGTGGACTCTGTATCCCGGCCAAAGAGGTCGGCGGCGACTATTATGATTACCTGATCCATGAAGATGGGCGTTTGGACCTAGTGATCGCAGACGTCTCAGGTCACAATGTTGGTGCTGCGCTTATCATGGCAGAAACACGAACACTGATCAGGTCGCGTAGCGATAAATTCACAAAACCACATGAACTGTTGAGAGAACTTAACCAGTTTTTCTATGATGACCTGACCAGGGCCGAGCTTTTCATCACACTCTTTTACCTGCAATACCAGGCAGGAACCCGTGAAATTTCATTTGCCAGCGCCGGTCATTCTCCAACCCTGCTGTGGCAAGCCAGGAAACAGCAATGTCTGAGACTAGATCCGGAGGGTTTGATTATCGGCGTCAAAGAAGAGTTCACTTATGAACAGGAATCATTGACGCTGGAAGACGGGGATATCCTGTTGCTCTATACCGATGGCGTGATTGAGGCGGAGAACGAGAGCCATGAACTCTTTGGTGAAAAGCGCCTGGTAGAGCTGCTCAGTGAAAAGCATCAACTGGCGCCACAGGAGTTGATCGATTACATAGTCGAACAGGTGCGTATTTTCTCTGGGCATCACAACTTCCAGGACGATGTATCGCTGGTCGTCATGCAAGCTACCCAGCAATAA
- the lgt gene encoding prolipoprotein diacylglyceryl transferase, protein MSFPQIDPIIFQIGPLAIRWYGMMYLLGFGAAYLLITHLSRMRNLALSKEGVSDLLFYGVIGVVLGGRLGYVLFYNPGQYLSKPLEVFAVWQGGMSFHGGLLGVVLAAVFFCWRRQLPMLLAGDILVTSSTIGLGLGRVGNFINGELWGRVTDLPWGMVFPGGGQLPRHPSQLYEAFLEGLVLFLILYLLHRRKVKEGVPFFCFFIGYGLFRFLVEFVRQPDAHLGFLWGGATMGQLLSLPMILFGLCGLIYIYRFKATR, encoded by the coding sequence ATGTCATTCCCACAAATTGATCCGATTATCTTTCAGATCGGCCCCCTTGCCATTCGCTGGTACGGCATGATGTACCTGCTTGGTTTTGGTGCTGCCTACCTGCTGATTACGCATCTGTCACGTATGCGCAATCTCGCCCTGAGCAAAGAGGGCGTCTCGGATTTACTTTTTTATGGTGTTATTGGCGTAGTCCTTGGTGGCCGTCTGGGTTATGTGCTTTTCTATAACCCTGGCCAATATCTTTCGAAGCCGTTGGAAGTTTTTGCCGTCTGGCAAGGTGGGATGAGCTTTCACGGTGGTTTGCTTGGTGTTGTGCTTGCCGCGGTCTTCTTCTGCTGGCGACGCCAACTTCCGATGCTTCTGGCAGGTGACATTCTTGTCACTTCGTCTACGATCGGTCTTGGCTTGGGGCGGGTTGGCAACTTTATCAACGGTGAACTCTGGGGAAGGGTCACTGATCTCCCATGGGGGATGGTGTTCCCCGGCGGCGGTCAATTGCCCAGGCACCCGAGTCAGCTCTATGAGGCCTTTTTGGAAGGCCTCGTGTTGTTTCTGATTCTTTATCTGCTCCATCGTCGCAAGGTTAAAGAAGGCGTGCCCTTTTTCTGCTTTTTTATCGGTTATGGACTTTTCCGTTTCCTGGTTGAGTTTGTTCGTCAACCGGACGCTCATCTTGGTTTCCTCTGGGGTGGGGCAACCATGGGGCAGCTGCTTTCTCTGCCGATGATTCTTTTCGGTCTGTGCGGCCTCATCTATATTTATCGTTTCAAGGCCACGCGATGA
- a CDS encoding ATP-binding protein yields MMTDRIAVDIKVPNQTRYLCLIGHIGENIARTLRDYSGDREKLAFDLNLVLTEAMANAIQHANEDNPAKEVHIEISIVSQRLIIRVFDFGTGFDVHQYIKPSLPLDEHGRGIYLIHTIMDEISYNPTEKGHVLEMVKNLN; encoded by the coding sequence ATGATGACTGACCGGATTGCTGTCGACATAAAAGTTCCTAATCAGACGCGTTATCTTTGCCTGATCGGACATATCGGCGAGAATATTGCGCGGACCCTGCGTGATTATAGCGGAGATCGTGAAAAACTGGCCTTCGACCTCAACCTGGTGTTGACCGAGGCCATGGCGAACGCCATCCAACACGCGAACGAGGACAACCCGGCCAAAGAGGTCCACATTGAAATCAGTATTGTCTCCCAACGCTTGATTATTCGGGTCTTCGATTTCGGCACCGGCTTTGATGTCCATCAGTATATCAAACCGAGCCTCCCCCTCGATGAACACGGTCGCGGTATCTATCTTATCCATACTATTATGGACGAAATATCATATAATCCGACAGAGAAAGGGCACGTTCTGGAGATGGTTAAAAATTTAAACTGA
- a CDS encoding STAS domain-containing protein, giving the protein MNLQIEDKGAAVLLAIDEERLDAHNSGELKNQMLKLFEEGKNNLVVDLQAVRFVDSSGLGALVSGFKNASSRNGNLKLSGLQLQVKSMFELTRLHRVFEIYADSAEALSSFQQ; this is encoded by the coding sequence ATGAATTTGCAGATCGAAGACAAGGGCGCAGCTGTTCTACTGGCGATCGATGAGGAGCGTCTCGACGCTCATAACAGTGGAGAGCTGAAGAACCAGATGTTAAAGCTGTTCGAAGAAGGCAAAAATAACCTGGTTGTCGACCTGCAGGCGGTACGATTTGTCGACTCTTCCGGCCTCGGTGCCCTGGTTTCAGGTTTTAAAAACGCCAGCTCACGTAACGGCAATCTAAAACTATCCGGGTTGCAGCTTCAGGTAAAATCGATGTTTGAATTGACCCGCCTGCACCGGGTCTTTGAAATCTACGCCGACTCTGCTGAGGCGCTGTCAAGCTTCCAGCAATAG
- a CDS encoding tetratricopeptide repeat protein has translation MHMYPACLHKYTFLLLFLICGCVAADVHGENQTSKDQAPYVSLLNEPQSNAYFYYSRGRMLLAEDDFEGAAADFLKAVDFDPDDEDLRFELAELYLAMNQPEETVRTVEDILLRNPDSVRGNLTLANAYFSNRQPAEAIPYFRRVLELAPEKEQVRLHLAIALVRTGSVDLASAELKEILKQDPDSLPARLAMARLYREIDLNQLAVEEYLELIRRSPDVDQAYLELGLLYEELKEWQKALDVFSEVQQQRPLDFTLRHHLSRVYVGMNRYDDALEELAIIVELKPDDFDARRKIGLIYLEQQRWSDAVAVFREMLELKPDLETARYYLGTAYERDSKWELALEAFLGIESGSSFYDDAISHIGYIYLETNRVEEAISTLEMRMASGRPRPQLFNYLASLYMAQGQGDLALSTVGNGLELYPENTDLLYQKALILERAGRHQEAAQEMKTLLSFDDKHAEALNFLAYDLAVKNKNLDEALHYAERAIALNPAPHIMDTLGWVYYRMGRLIEALKIIEEASRELSEDAVIFEHLGEIHLSLGNLEQARTAFERSLQLAPDNDKLREKLETLADSL, from the coding sequence ATGCATATGTACCCGGCCTGCCTCCATAAATATACTTTCCTGCTCCTGTTTTTGATTTGTGGATGCGTGGCTGCAGATGTTCACGGTGAAAATCAAACATCTAAGGATCAGGCTCCTTACGTCTCCCTCCTCAATGAACCTCAGTCAAATGCCTATTTTTACTATTCTCGGGGCCGGATGCTGTTGGCCGAGGATGACTTTGAAGGTGCCGCCGCTGATTTTCTGAAAGCTGTCGATTTCGACCCTGACGATGAAGATCTGCGTTTTGAGCTCGCTGAGCTTTATCTCGCGATGAATCAACCCGAGGAAACGGTGCGCACGGTGGAGGATATCCTCCTGCGAAACCCTGATTCCGTCAGGGGCAACCTGACACTGGCAAATGCTTACTTCAGTAATCGGCAGCCTGCTGAAGCGATTCCTTACTTCCGTCGTGTCCTTGAGCTTGCTCCTGAAAAAGAACAGGTCCGTCTGCATCTGGCGATAGCACTGGTCCGTACCGGCTCTGTTGATCTCGCCTCTGCCGAGCTCAAAGAGATCCTCAAGCAAGACCCTGATTCCCTGCCTGCTCGCTTGGCTATGGCTCGTCTCTACCGTGAGATAGATTTAAACCAGTTGGCTGTAGAAGAGTATCTTGAGTTAATTCGTCGCAGCCCCGACGTCGACCAGGCCTACCTCGAGTTGGGACTTCTTTACGAAGAGCTTAAAGAGTGGCAGAAGGCGCTGGATGTATTCTCCGAGGTCCAGCAACAAAGACCTCTCGATTTTACCTTGCGTCATCATCTCTCAAGAGTCTACGTGGGAATGAATCGCTATGACGACGCCCTTGAAGAGCTCGCCATCATTGTCGAACTCAAGCCGGATGATTTTGATGCCCGTCGCAAGATTGGTCTTATCTACCTGGAGCAGCAGCGTTGGTCTGATGCGGTCGCCGTATTCAGGGAGATGCTTGAGCTGAAGCCGGACCTTGAAACCGCTCGTTACTACCTGGGGACAGCTTATGAACGAGACTCCAAATGGGAGCTTGCCTTAGAGGCTTTTCTAGGCATTGAGAGTGGTTCTTCCTTTTACGATGATGCAATTTCTCACATCGGCTACATCTATCTTGAAACCAATCGTGTCGAAGAAGCTATCTCAACACTAGAGATGAGAATGGCTTCGGGAAGACCTCGCCCGCAACTCTTTAATTACCTTGCTTCTCTTTACATGGCTCAGGGACAGGGCGACCTCGCGTTGTCGACAGTAGGCAATGGCCTCGAATTGTATCCGGAAAATACCGACCTTCTTTATCAGAAAGCCTTGATTCTGGAACGGGCTGGCCGTCACCAGGAGGCGGCCCAGGAGATGAAGACTCTTCTCAGCTTTGATGACAAGCATGCAGAAGCCCTGAACTTTCTCGCTTATGATCTTGCTGTTAAGAATAAAAATCTTGATGAGGCTCTGCACTATGCTGAGCGGGCTATTGCTCTGAACCCCGCACCGCATATCATGGATACCCTTGGCTGGGTCTATTACCGCATGGGCCGCTTGATAGAGGCGCTCAAGATCATTGAGGAGGCCAGCCGCGAACTTTCAGAGGATGCTGTCATTTTCGAACATCTCGGAGAGATTCATCTGTCTTTAGGTAACCTCGAACAGGCGCGCACTGCATTTGAGAGATCTCTGCAGTTGGCGCCGGATAACGATAAGCTTCGTGAAAAACTTGAAACTCTTGCTGACTCGCTGTGA